AAACCAAATGGAACATATAAATACTATATTTATTTTAAATAATAGATAGAATAATGTTATTAATATTAAATTAATGAGTTATATTGATAATTAAACAATTAAATGAATTAATCAAATATAAAAATATCTGCTTTAAACAATCTTTACATAAACGGAAATATAAATTAAATTTCTATAAATTAGTAGTATATTGTCCATTTTATTGATAAACGCTATCAAATAGTTTAAGAAACTGAATGAAGGTTTAACATGGTAGAAGACCTCAAAATATTAATACTTGAAGATGTTCCTTTCGATGCTGAGCTCATAAATAGAGAATTGGAAAGAAGTGGAATGAAATTTTCTTCTAGAAGGGTAGAAGAAGAAAAAGAATATTTAAATGAATTAAATGAGTTTAAACCCGATATAATTCTAGCAGATCATTCACTTCCTCATTTTGATGGTATTTCTGCTCTGCGTATAGCGAAAAATAAATGTCCAGACGTACCTTTTATTTTTGTTAGCGGTAAGATGGGAGAAGACTTTGCCATAGAAGCCTTAAAATGCGGTGCAACAGATTATGTTCTTAAAGGCAGCCTATCCAAGATAGTACATGCAGTAAATCGTGCACTAGAGGAAGTTAAAGAACATTCAAAACGTAAAATGGCTGAAGAGGCATTAAGAAATAGTCTAAGACAGCTGAAGGAAGCACAGAAAATTGGACATATTGGTAGTTGGGAATGGGATTTAAAAGCCCGTGAATTGAATTGTTCCGATGAATTTTATAATATAATGAGTTTAGAACCAACAGAATTTGGAAAAAGTTACAAAGCAATGATGGACATAATACATCCCGAAGATAGACAAAGTGTTAAAAAAAGTATAATGGGTGCCGTAAATGAACAGAAGCCCTTTTCAAATGACTACAGATTAATAAGGCCGGATGGAACTGTTAGGATACTTTCATCTAAAGGTGAAGTAATTACAGATCCAAATGGAAAACCTCTAAGAATAGTAGGAACTGAACAAGATATAACCGAACATAAGATTGCAGAGGAAAAAATTAAATCATCATTAAAAGAAAAGGAAATGCTGTTACAAGAGATACACCACAGGGTAAAAAACAATTTACAAGTAATTTCAAGTCTTCTACGTCTCCAGTCAAGATTCATTAAAGATCAAAACTCAATTGACATTTTCAAAGAAACTCAAAACAGAGTTAGAAGCATAGCAATCCTACATGAAAAACTCTACCAGTCAGACAACCTTGCAAAAATTAAAATTGATGAATATGTGAAGATCCTAGCAGAAGACTTGATGTACTTTTATGAACTAGAAGAAAGCAACATAAACATGATTCTAGATATTGATGATGTATCACTTAATATTGAAACAGCAATTCCCTGTGGACTTTTGATAAATGAGATGGTAGCTAACTCATTAAAATATGCATTCCCAAATCAAAAAAATGGAGAAATAAAAATTGAACTCCATTCAAATAATGAAGATCAATTTAACTTAACAGTCGGCGATAATGGAGTGGGTATTCCTAAAGAAATTGATCCAGAAAAAGCTGAAACATTTGGAATGCAACTCATTAAATATCTTACCAAACAATTAAAGGGTACAATAGAACTGGACAACAACAATGGAACAAAATATCAGCTTAAATTCAACGAATTGAAATATAAAGATAGGGTAAATTCAAATGGTTAATGAAAAAATATTAGTTGTTGAAGATGAAGAACTCATAGGCCAAGACATAAAAATACTCCTGGAAGATCTGGGATACGAAGTTGTTGACCTTGTACCTTCAGGTGAAGAAGCCATTTCTCTTGCAAGAGAAGCACATGCAGATCTAGTTCTAATGGATATTATGTTAGAAGGCGACATAGATGGAATAGAAGCTGCTCATCATATCAATAACGATCTTGGCATACCAATTATTTACCTGACAGCATATAGAAATGAAGAAATTCTTGAACGAGCAAAATTAACCGAACCATATGCTTACATAGTCAAACCATTCGAAGAAAGGGAACTTCGTACAAATGTTGAGATAGTACTCAACAGACACAAAGCAGAAAAAGAGAGAATAAAATTAACAGAAGTAACAGCTAAAAATGAATTCCTGAAAAAATCATTAAAGGAACAAGAAACACTACTTAGAGAGATACATCACAGAGTCAACAACAACATGCAGATTATATCAAGCCTCTTGTCTCTTCAATCAACACAGGTAAAGGATAAAAGAGATTTAGATCTTTTTATAGACAGTCAAAATCGAGTTAAATCAATGTCAAAGATACATGAACGATTATATCAGTCAAATGATCTTTCAAGCGTCCAATTTGCAGAATATGGGATGAGTCTTTTAAACGATCTTTTCAGTTCCCATAGGGCCCCGCCAGGTATCAGACTAAAGGCAGACATAGAAAATATTTCATTCAACATGGAAACAGCAATTCCATGTGGATTGATCATCAATGAACTAGTTTCAAATGCTCTAAAATATGCATTTCCCAATGGTCAAGGCGAAATTTATGTAAGTTTAATGCATAACAATGACAACAAATATTTATTAACTATCAAAGATAATGGTATTGGATTACCAACAGATATAGACTTCAAAAACACCCAATCACTTGGATTCAGACTAATAAACAATCTAACAAATCAGCTCGATGGAAAAATTGATTTGGATGTTAAAAATGGCACTAAATTCAGTGTATTATTCGAAGAATTGAAATATGAAACAAGGGCAGGAATTAAAGAAACAATTGTGACTGCATATCAATCAAGAGAACTCAGAAGACACGCCAAAGAACTGTTCAGTAATAATATTGATAATTGGGGAGATATGCCCAAAGATTTAAGAGAATTGATACAGGATCTTCAGGTACAACAGATTGAAAATGATATGCAGAAGGAAGAATTAAAACGATTAAGAAAAGAGATCATTGATACTAAGAAAAAGTATTTGGACCTTTACAATTCCGCCCCGATAGGATACTTCACAATACTAAAAAATGGATTAATACTCGATGTAAATAATACTGGAGCATCAATTTTAGGCATTTCAAAAATGGGATTAATTAAAACTTCCTTCATCAGTTTCCTTAAACCAGATTCAAGGATAAAATTTAATCAAAATAATAAAACTGCAATTGAAAACAGACAAAAAATGGGATACGAACTCGAAATTGTAAGGGCCGAAGGAGATTCATTCAAATCTTATATTGAAACCAACCCAGTATATGATAAAGAAGAGAAATTTAAAGAGTTTAAAGTATCAATAATAGATGTGAAACGTTTCATAAATGATTAAACAAAAAAAATATTTCAATATTAATTTTAATAACTCTATTTAAAAGATATATTCCATAAAAAAGAAAATTTATTTAATTTTTCCCTTAAAATTCGTTTCCAAGATATTTACCAAGTCTCCTTGCTAGAGCAACAATTGTAAGAACAGGAGGTGCTCCTGGAGCCTTTGGGAAAACGCTGGCATCTGCAACAAATAGATTGGACAATTCAGTTTCAAGATTTTTATCAATTACTTGCCCAATTGCAGCAGTTCCTCCGGGATGGGCTCCTCTAGCAGGGGTAGATGTTAAAGTGGTAGGATCAACGCCTGCCTCTGTTAATATGGCTCCTGCGACAGCAGATCCTTTGGCAAGAAGACTTACATCATTGGATGTACTATACTTTTTAACACTATTCTCAAGAACATTTCCACTTGGTTCATCAGCTATTTTAATCATTAATCCTATTATATCTCCTTCACTGACGTTGAACTTCATGAGTTTATTATTGAGTATGCCGGAGTAGTGTGGAGATAAAATAACGTCATCTAATGTAATTAGAGCATTCATTGTTACTTCGGTGTTAAAATTTATTTTCCCTAGTATCCCACCTACAGTTACAAATGTGTCAACAAAAAGATTGTTACCAGCATCTATGCCTGATCTGTTTAATATTCTAGAAGTTTCAATACCACCTGCAGACAACACAACACAATCAGCTAAAAATTCTTTGTCTTTACTTTTTACGCCCTTTAATTCACCATTTTTAATGATAATTTCCGTGATAGCTGTGTTATCAATAACTTTTGCACCAAAATCTACTGCTTCATCCACATATTTTCTGCTTGTCCATTTAGAATCCCTTGGACATCCAAAAGCACATTTACCACAGGGTTTGCAAGTTTCATGATTAATAAATTTGGGCATTTTTTGTGTTTTAAAACCAAGTGATTCTGCCTTATCCATTATAAGTTTTGTGCCAGGTCCAAAATGTGAATCTGGAAGTGTTGATATACCCATTTCAATTTCAATTTCTTTGAAGTGATCTTCTAGATCAATACCAATATTTTTTAACTGTTCTTGACATGTTCGAACAGCATTTCCTGCAGTTACCAGTGTTGTTCCACCGATGCAACTAGTTTTTAATAGCTCAACACCAACTTCAGCATTTTCATAGTGTTTAAAAGCATCTTTAATTTTGGTATACGGTCCCTTTTCTATTATGGTAACATTTTTTCCTTTTTTTGCTAGTTCCCTAGCAACTGTTGCGCCACCTGCGCCCGATCCAACGATAATAAATTTTTTCATAAAATCATCAACAACAAATTTAGATTAAAATTAAGCTCTTTTCAGTGTTCTACGAGGTTGGCTTGGCTTAAATTCCTGTTTTTTCTCTTTTTTTTCCATGAAGAATCTAACTGCTAAAAATCCTCCCAATAAACCAAATCCTCCATATATTATTAGCGAAACAATTAAACCGAGTATAAGATTTAATATGCCGCTGAATGCAACTAAAATACCGAGTGAAAGTGGATTTGGAAGAACATATGGTAATGTTGGTGGGGTTATAAATCCGAAAAAGAAAAAGAATATGCAGAAAATGCCCGTTGCAATACCTCCAACCTTATAATTTGTATCTTCAGGTCGAGTAAGATAAGTAGCAATAAATCCCATAATTATTAGAGAGATAACCCCTCCAATACCAACTAAAGGTAGGATAATACCTAATATGAAGCTAATAATTATTGCAGTTTCAATATTGAAATTTGGCATTTGATACTCCCAAAATAAATATAGTAATACTTATTAAAGTGTGAACATTATGACATAAAATTATTTCTACGGATAGTTATCATTTTTGATTACAGTTAAATGTTACTAAAATATTTTTATTGAATTTAACTCTATTGATTATTAAACTTCTTAATCGTTAATATTTTTTAAAAATTACATTATTATTATTTTTAGAGTTCATTATTTGCCAAATACAAATAAAACAGATTTATGTAGGTTTTAATAATTAAAATGGTAAATGGAATTTGAATTTTTGGATTGTATAACAGGTTCGTCTAAGTTGGTTAATATAATTTTATAGAGGAATATAATAAAAAAATAAATGTTATATAATTATTGAAATTAAATTGTTTATATCCAAATCTTTGAAGAGATGATATTATGGAAAATTCCTTAAAACTAACCGAAAGTGTTGAAGATTACCTTGAGGTTATGTATAATCTTGAAAAAGAAAAAGGAAATATAAAAATCAAAGATATTGCACATAAAATGAATGTTAAACCTCCCAGTGTGGTTGAGGCTTTAAAAAAGTTAGCTGAACGTGATATTATATCTTATGAACCATATAATGACATCCATTTGAAAAAAAAGGCGTTGAAATAGCTGAAGATATGATATACAAACATAAAATTCTTAAAAATTTTTTGCATATCATTGGTGTAGATATGGCAACAGCAGATGAAGATGCTTCCATGGAACA
This sequence is a window from Methanobacterium sp. SMA-27. Protein-coding genes within it:
- a CDS encoding histidine kinase dimerization/phosphoacceptor domain -containing protein, whose amino-acid sequence is MVEDLKILILEDVPFDAELINRELERSGMKFSSRRVEEEKEYLNELNEFKPDIILADHSLPHFDGISALRIAKNKCPDVPFIFVSGKMGEDFAIEALKCGATDYVLKGSLSKIVHAVNRALEEVKEHSKRKMAEEALRNSLRQLKEAQKIGHIGSWEWDLKARELNCSDEFYNIMSLEPTEFGKSYKAMMDIIHPEDRQSVKKSIMGAVNEQKPFSNDYRLIRPDGTVRILSSKGEVITDPNGKPLRIVGTEQDITEHKIAEEKIKSSLKEKEMLLQEIHHRVKNNLQVISSLLRLQSRFIKDQNSIDIFKETQNRVRSIAILHEKLYQSDNLAKIKIDEYVKILAEDLMYFYELEESNINMILDIDDVSLNIETAIPCGLLINEMVANSLKYAFPNQKNGEIKIELHSNNEDQFNLTVGDNGVGIPKEIDPEKAETFGMQLIKYLTKQLKGTIELDNNNGTKYQLKFNELKYKDRVNSNG
- a CDS encoding histidine kinase dimerization/phosphoacceptor domain -containing protein; protein product: MVNEKILVVEDEELIGQDIKILLEDLGYEVVDLVPSGEEAISLAREAHADLVLMDIMLEGDIDGIEAAHHINNDLGIPIIYLTAYRNEEILERAKLTEPYAYIVKPFEERELRTNVEIVLNRHKAEKERIKLTEVTAKNEFLKKSLKEQETLLREIHHRVNNNMQIISSLLSLQSTQVKDKRDLDLFIDSQNRVKSMSKIHERLYQSNDLSSVQFAEYGMSLLNDLFSSHRAPPGIRLKADIENISFNMETAIPCGLIINELVSNALKYAFPNGQGEIYVSLMHNNDNKYLLTIKDNGIGLPTDIDFKNTQSLGFRLINNLTNQLDGKIDLDVKNGTKFSVLFEELKYETRAGIKETIVTAYQSRELRRHAKELFSNNIDNWGDMPKDLRELIQDLQVQQIENDMQKEELKRLRKEIIDTKKKYLDLYNSAPIGYFTILKNGLILDVNNTGASILGISKMGLIKTSFISFLKPDSRIKFNQNNKTAIENRQKMGYELEIVRAEGDSFKSYIETNPVYDKEEKFKEFKVSIIDVKRFIND
- a CDS encoding GMC family oxidoreductase N-terminal domain-containing protein, giving the protein MKKFIIVGSGAGGATVARELAKKGKNVTIIEKGPYTKIKDAFKHYENAEVGVELLKTSCIGGTTLVTAGNAVRTCQEQLKNIGIDLEDHFKEIEIEMGISTLPDSHFGPGTKLIMDKAESLGFKTQKMPKFINHETCKPCGKCAFGCPRDSKWTSRKYVDEAVDFGAKVIDNTAITEIIIKNGELKGVKSKDKEFLADCVVLSAGGIETSRILNRSGIDAGNNLFVDTFVTVGGILGKINFNTEVTMNALITLDDVILSPHYSGILNNKLMKFNVSEGDIIGLMIKIADEPSGNVLENSVKKYSTSNDVSLLAKGSAVAGAILTEAGVDPTTLTSTPARGAHPGGTAAIGQVIDKNLETELSNLFVADASVFPKAPGAPPVLTIVALARRLGKYLGNEF
- a CDS encoding metal-dependent transcriptional regulator — translated: MENSLKLTESVEDYLEVMYNLEKEKGNIKIKDIAHKMNVKPPSVVEALKKLAERDIISYEPYNDIHLKKKALK